A single genomic interval of Candidatus Binatia bacterium harbors:
- a CDS encoding coproporphyrinogen-III oxidase family protein: MAPTSPWREDADLERIVQALGAVQRVAYAPTSVYPMSAPAFVATPGAERPRPAGGRLGIYVHVPFCEYGCTFCFYAKRVGASPERMRRYVAAAVRELGWVVPDTPLSQLYVGGGTPTSLPADLLDELLATVLARVRDDGQQIHTVECSPETATEEYLRVFRRRGIGRVSMGIQSLDDAVLDSVGRRHSGAEALVACERLVASGLIVNVDLIYGLPRQTEATFRGDFEAVAARGVDAVTAYDLRINERTPVAGRLRQDERLDLARLVHWRAFVQRTADALGYRQMRWREFVRGTPASGVRKPRFEDVTSIGNQIGIGPSARSRLGNIVYRNSADIDRYTARVEAGQSPVEETFLLRVEDRKARFVALSLGDGRPLNRSEYAREFGCSVEDDYGEVLQGVLAAGLASDDGDCISLTETGKLVYDRVTLAFYPQRARGWIEGRELVLRRRLERHPS; this comes from the coding sequence ATGGCACCCACGAGCCCTTGGCGCGAGGATGCGGATCTCGAACGAATCGTGCAGGCGCTCGGCGCGGTCCAGCGCGTCGCCTATGCTCCAACCAGCGTCTACCCGATGTCGGCCCCGGCATTCGTGGCGACACCTGGTGCTGAGCGCCCGCGGCCGGCTGGCGGGCGGCTGGGTATCTACGTCCACGTGCCGTTCTGCGAGTACGGTTGCACCTTCTGCTTCTATGCAAAGCGCGTAGGGGCTTCGCCAGAGCGGATGCGACGGTACGTGGCGGCTGCGGTGCGCGAGCTGGGCTGGGTGGTGCCGGACACGCCGCTGTCGCAGCTCTACGTGGGCGGCGGCACGCCCACATCCTTGCCGGCCGATCTCTTGGACGAGCTGCTGGCAACCGTGCTCGCGCGTGTGCGTGACGACGGACAACAGATTCACACGGTCGAGTGCTCCCCGGAGACGGCGACGGAGGAGTACCTCCGCGTCTTCCGGCGACGCGGCATCGGGCGGGTCAGCATGGGGATTCAGAGCTTGGATGACGCCGTGCTCGACAGCGTGGGTCGACGACATAGTGGTGCCGAGGCCCTAGTCGCCTGCGAGCGGCTCGTAGCCAGCGGGCTCATCGTCAACGTCGACCTCATCTACGGCCTGCCGCGACAAACCGAGGCCACCTTCCGTGGCGACTTCGAGGCGGTCGCGGCCCGCGGAGTCGACGCCGTGACGGCATACGACCTGCGCATCAACGAACGCACGCCAGTCGCCGGCCGGCTGCGCCAGGATGAGCGGCTCGACCTGGCTCGGCTCGTCCACTGGCGCGCGTTCGTCCAGCGGACTGCTGACGCCCTGGGATACAGACAGATGCGCTGGCGCGAGTTCGTGCGCGGCACGCCCGCGTCTGGAGTGCGGAAGCCACGCTTCGAGGACGTGACCAGCATCGGCAACCAGATCGGAATCGGCCCCAGCGCACGTTCCCGCCTGGGAAATATCGTCTATCGCAATTCTGCTGACATCGACCGATACACAGCGCGCGTCGAGGCGGGGCAGAGTCCGGTGGAGGAGACCTTCCTCCTCCGCGTGGAGGACCGCAAGGCGCGCTTCGTCGCGTTGTCCTTGGGCGATGGCAGGCCGCTGAACCGGAGTGAGTACGCGCGTGAGTTCGGTTGCTCCGTTGAGGATGACTACGGCGAGGTGCTGCAGGGAGTGCTGGCGGCGGGCCTCGCCAGCGATGACGGTGACTGCATCTCGCTCACCGAGACCGGCAAGCTCGTCTACGATCGCGTGACGCTCGCGTTCTATCCGCAGCGTGCCCGCGGCTGGATCGAGGGCCGCGAGTTGGTGCTGCGGCGCCGCCTCGAACGGCACCCATCCTAG